In Spinacia oleracea cultivar Varoflay chromosome 5, BTI_SOV_V1, whole genome shotgun sequence, a single window of DNA contains:
- the LOC110798171 gene encoding pyruvate dehydrogenase E1 component subunit beta-like isoform X1: MAAIRSLGALTSFSTATSIDSKKIRGKKVGIVVVRSDLRGKCGSMSGRCRTGNLVTQAVASPAAPASSKTGHEVLLFEALREGLDEEMERDANVCVMGEDVGHYGGSYKVTKGLAPKYGDLRVLDTPIAENSFTGMAIGAAMTGLRPVIEGMNMGFLLLAFNQISNNCGMLHYTSGGQFTIPVVIRGPGGVGRQLGAEHSQRLESYFQSIPGIQMVACSTPYNAKGLMKAAIRSENPVILFEHVLLYNLKEKIPDEEYVLSLEEAEMVRPGEHITILTYSRMRYHVMQAAKTLVNKGYDPEVIDIRSLKPFDLHTIGNSIKKTHRVLIVEECMRTGGIGASLTAAINENFHDYLDAPVVCLSSQDVPTPYAGTLEEWTVVQPAQIVTAVEQLCSNVAHIVYRKKELLL, from the exons ATGGCTGCAATTCGATCACTGGGTGCTCTGACATCTTTCTCCACCGCTACTTCGATTGATTCCAAGAAAATTCGTG GGAAAAAAGTTGGCATTGTGGTGGTAAGATCTGACCTCCGTGGAAAATGTGGTTCGATGTCGGGCCGTTGCCGGACCGGGAATCTGGTTACACAAGCTGTTGCT AGTCCAGCTGCTCCTGCCTCTTCAAAAACTGG GCATGAGGTCTTGCTCTTCGAAGCACTGCGTGAAGGTCTTGATGAGGAAATGGAGAGAGATGCCAATGTATGTGTCATGGGCGAAGATGTGGGTCACTATGGTGGATCTTATAAGGTAACTAAAGGATTGGCCCCAAAATACGGTGATCTTAGAGTTCTTGACACACCAATTGCTGAAAATTCCTTCACGGGAATGGCCATCGGAGCTGCCATGACTGGTCTAAGGCCTGTTATTGAGGGAATGAATATGGGATTCCTTTTGTTGGCATTCAACCAAATCTCGAACAACTGTGGCATGCTGCATTACACATCTGGTGGCCAATTTACCATCCCTGTGGTCATCCGTGGGCCTGGTGGTGTTGGACGGCAGCTCGGGGCTGAGCATTCACAACGTCTCGAGTCCTACTTCCAGTCAATTCCTGGTATTCAAATGGTTGCATGCTCTACCCCTTACAATGCCAAAGGATTGATGAAAGCCGCAATTAGGAGTGAGAACCCTGTTATTCTTTTTGAGCATGTTCTTCTTTACAATCTCAAGGAGAAGATTCCCGATGAAGAATATGTTCTATCATTGGAAGAAGCAGAGATGGTAAGGCCTGGAGAGCATATTACAATATTAACCTATTCCCGCATGAGATACCATGTCATGCAGGCGGCCAAGACATTGGTCAACAAAGGATATGATCCTGAGGTGATTGATATCCGCTCTTTAAAACCCTTTGATTTGCACACAATTGGGAATTCCATTAAGAAGACTCACAGAGTGCTGATTGTGGAAGAGTGCATGAGAACAGGTGGGATTGGTGCCAGTTTGACAGCGGCTATTAACGAGAACTTCCATGATTATTTGGATGCCCCAGTCGTATGTTTGTCATCTCAAGATGTACCTACTCCCTATGCTGGGACTTTGGAAGAATGGACTGTGGTTCAACCTGCTCAAATAGTTACTGCAGTTGAGCAGTTGTGCAG CAACGTCGCCCATATTGTCTATAGGAAGAAGGAGCTGCTGCTCTAG
- the LOC110798171 gene encoding pyruvate dehydrogenase E1 component subunit beta-2, chloroplastic-like isoform X3, with protein MAAIRSLGALTSFSTATSIDSKKIRGKKVGIVVVRSDLRGKCGSMSGRCRTGNLVTQAVASPAAPASSKTGHEVLLFEALREGLDEEMERDANVCVMGEDVGHYGGSYKVTKGLAPKYGDLRVLDTPIAENSFTGMAIGAAMTGLRPVIEGMNMGFLLLAFNQISNNCGMLHYTSGGQFTIPVVIRGPGGVGRQLGAEHSQRLESYFQSIPGIQMVACSTPYNAKGLMKAAIRSENPVILFEHVLLYNLKEKIPDEEYVLSLEEAEMVRPGEHITILTYSRMRYHVMQAAKTLVNKGYDPEVIDIRSLKPFDLHTIGNSIKKTHRVLIVEECMRTGGIGASLTAAINENFHDYLDAPVVCLSSQDVPTPYAGTLEEWTVVQPAQIVTAVEQLCR; from the exons ATGGCTGCAATTCGATCACTGGGTGCTCTGACATCTTTCTCCACCGCTACTTCGATTGATTCCAAGAAAATTCGTG GGAAAAAAGTTGGCATTGTGGTGGTAAGATCTGACCTCCGTGGAAAATGTGGTTCGATGTCGGGCCGTTGCCGGACCGGGAATCTGGTTACACAAGCTGTTGCT AGTCCAGCTGCTCCTGCCTCTTCAAAAACTGG GCATGAGGTCTTGCTCTTCGAAGCACTGCGTGAAGGTCTTGATGAGGAAATGGAGAGAGATGCCAATGTATGTGTCATGGGCGAAGATGTGGGTCACTATGGTGGATCTTATAAGGTAACTAAAGGATTGGCCCCAAAATACGGTGATCTTAGAGTTCTTGACACACCAATTGCTGAAAATTCCTTCACGGGAATGGCCATCGGAGCTGCCATGACTGGTCTAAGGCCTGTTATTGAGGGAATGAATATGGGATTCCTTTTGTTGGCATTCAACCAAATCTCGAACAACTGTGGCATGCTGCATTACACATCTGGTGGCCAATTTACCATCCCTGTGGTCATCCGTGGGCCTGGTGGTGTTGGACGGCAGCTCGGGGCTGAGCATTCACAACGTCTCGAGTCCTACTTCCAGTCAATTCCTGGTATTCAAATGGTTGCATGCTCTACCCCTTACAATGCCAAAGGATTGATGAAAGCCGCAATTAGGAGTGAGAACCCTGTTATTCTTTTTGAGCATGTTCTTCTTTACAATCTCAAGGAGAAGATTCCCGATGAAGAATATGTTCTATCATTGGAAGAAGCAGAGATGGTAAGGCCTGGAGAGCATATTACAATATTAACCTATTCCCGCATGAGATACCATGTCATGCAGGCGGCCAAGACATTGGTCAACAAAGGATATGATCCTGAGGTGATTGATATCCGCTCTTTAAAACCCTTTGATTTGCACACAATTGGGAATTCCATTAAGAAGACTCACAGAGTGCTGATTGTGGAAGAGTGCATGAGAACAGGTGGGATTGGTGCCAGTTTGACAGCGGCTATTAACGAGAACTTCCATGATTATTTGGATGCCCCAGTCGTATGTTTGTCATCTCAAGATGTACCTACTCCCTATGCTGGGACTTTGGAAGAATGGACTGTGGTTCAACCTGCTCAAATAGTTACTGCAGTTGAGCAGTTGTGCAGGTAG
- the LOC110798173 gene encoding uncharacterized protein isoform X1 translates to MILGDDGCFEDGTVVPSTVIGFKKENVVTQVKTESTDGYNVEYERVSDRKLNMLELGHLNKFGVIPCVIFRRSGVLTCILMTSLPVKKLCSRSSSRRVIWWMSLAQPLEKGSKEKAQDQTTNSNIRPAGRQKQVAVGGASRWQQKDKSS, encoded by the exons ATGATACTGGGGGATGATGGTTGTTTTGAGGATGGCACGGTAGTTCCCTCCACTGTGATAGGGTTTAAGAAGGAAAATGTCGTTACTCAAGTGAAGACGGAGTCCACGGACGGGTATAACGTGGAATATGAGAGAGTTAGTGATCGCAAGCTCAACATGCTCGAGCTTGGGCACCTCAACAAGTTTGGTGTAATCCCATGCGTCATCTTCAGGAGATCAGGAGTTTTGACTTGTATATTGATGACTTCACTGCCAGTCAAAAAGCTTTGTTCGAGGAGCTCTTCCAGGAGGGTGATCTGGTGGATGTCTCTGGCACAACCATTGGAAAAGGGTTCCAAg GAGAAGGCACAAGATCAGACAACCAACAGCAACATCAGACCTGCAGGAAGACAAAAACAAGTAGCAGTTGGTGGTGCAAGCCGTTGGCAACAAAAGGACAAGAGTTCGTAA
- the LOC110798173 gene encoding uncharacterized protein isoform X2 has protein sequence MRHLQEIRSFDLYIDDFTASQKALFEELFQEGDLVDVSGTTIGKGFQVACRSRRPAEKCRSTRRFIFFDITSFVSTSLTSWKNPRAIICKTPFVREGTRSDNQQQHQTCRKTKTSSSWWCKPLATKGQEFVINEVYLGITLSI, from the exons ATGCGTCATCTTCAGGAGATCAGGAGTTTTGACTTGTATATTGATGACTTCACTGCCAGTCAAAAAGCTTTGTTCGAGGAGCTCTTCCAGGAGGGTGATCTGGTGGATGTCTCTGGCACAACCATTGGAAAAGGGTTCCAAg TTGCATGCAGATCCAGGAGGCCGGCTGAAAAATGTAGAAGTACTAGaaggtttattttttttgacatcACCTCCTTCGTAAGTACGAGCCTAACAAGCTGGAAGAACCCCAGGGCAATAATCTGCAAGACTCCTTTCGTAA GAGAAGGCACAAGATCAGACAACCAACAGCAACATCAGACCTGCAGGAAGACAAAAACAAGTAGCAGTTGGTGGTGCAAGCCGTTGGCAACAAAAGGACAAGAGTTCGTAATTAATGAAGTGTACTTGGGAATTACCTTGAGTATATAG
- the LOC110798171 gene encoding pyruvate dehydrogenase E1 component subunit beta-2, chloroplastic-like isoform X2, translating to MAAIRSLGALTSFSTATSIDSKKIRGKKVGIVVVRSDLRGKCGSMSGRCRTGNLVTQAVASPAAPASSKTGHEVLLFEALREGLDEEMERDANVCVMGEDVGHYGGSYKVTKGLAPKYGDLRVLDTPIAENSFTGMAIGAAMTGLRPVIEGMNMGFLLLAFNQISNNCGMLHYTSGGQFTIPVVIRGPGGVGRQLGAEHSQRLESYFQSIPGIQMVACSTPYNAKGLMKAAIRSENPVILFEHVLLYNLKEKIPDEEYVLSLEEAEMVRPGEHITILTYSRMRYHVMQAAKTLVNKGYDPEVIDIRSLKPFDLHTIGNSIKKTHRVLIVEECMRTGGIGASLTAAINENFHDYLDAPVVCLSSQDVPTPYAGTLEEWTVVQPAQIVTAVEQLCRLLS from the exons ATGGCTGCAATTCGATCACTGGGTGCTCTGACATCTTTCTCCACCGCTACTTCGATTGATTCCAAGAAAATTCGTG GGAAAAAAGTTGGCATTGTGGTGGTAAGATCTGACCTCCGTGGAAAATGTGGTTCGATGTCGGGCCGTTGCCGGACCGGGAATCTGGTTACACAAGCTGTTGCT AGTCCAGCTGCTCCTGCCTCTTCAAAAACTGG GCATGAGGTCTTGCTCTTCGAAGCACTGCGTGAAGGTCTTGATGAGGAAATGGAGAGAGATGCCAATGTATGTGTCATGGGCGAAGATGTGGGTCACTATGGTGGATCTTATAAGGTAACTAAAGGATTGGCCCCAAAATACGGTGATCTTAGAGTTCTTGACACACCAATTGCTGAAAATTCCTTCACGGGAATGGCCATCGGAGCTGCCATGACTGGTCTAAGGCCTGTTATTGAGGGAATGAATATGGGATTCCTTTTGTTGGCATTCAACCAAATCTCGAACAACTGTGGCATGCTGCATTACACATCTGGTGGCCAATTTACCATCCCTGTGGTCATCCGTGGGCCTGGTGGTGTTGGACGGCAGCTCGGGGCTGAGCATTCACAACGTCTCGAGTCCTACTTCCAGTCAATTCCTGGTATTCAAATGGTTGCATGCTCTACCCCTTACAATGCCAAAGGATTGATGAAAGCCGCAATTAGGAGTGAGAACCCTGTTATTCTTTTTGAGCATGTTCTTCTTTACAATCTCAAGGAGAAGATTCCCGATGAAGAATATGTTCTATCATTGGAAGAAGCAGAGATGGTAAGGCCTGGAGAGCATATTACAATATTAACCTATTCCCGCATGAGATACCATGTCATGCAGGCGGCCAAGACATTGGTCAACAAAGGATATGATCCTGAGGTGATTGATATCCGCTCTTTAAAACCCTTTGATTTGCACACAATTGGGAATTCCATTAAGAAGACTCACAGAGTGCTGATTGTGGAAGAGTGCATGAGAACAGGTGGGATTGGTGCCAGTTTGACAGCGGCTATTAACGAGAACTTCCATGATTATTTGGATGCCCCAGTCGTATGTTTGTCATCTCAAGATGTACCTACTCCCTATGCTGGGACTTTGGAAGAATGGACTGTGGTTCAACCTGCTCAAATAGTTACTGCAGTTGAGCAGTTGTGCAG ATTATTAAGCTAA
- the LOC110798173 gene encoding 50S ribosomal protein L3, chloroplastic-like isoform X3 translates to MILGDDGCFEDGTVVPSTVIGFKKENVVTQVKTESTDGYNVEYERVSDRKLNMLELGHLNKFGVIPCVIFRRSGVLTCILMTSLPVKKLCSRSSSRRVIWWMSLAQPLEKGSKLHADPGGRLKNVEVLEGLFFLTSPPS, encoded by the exons ATGATACTGGGGGATGATGGTTGTTTTGAGGATGGCACGGTAGTTCCCTCCACTGTGATAGGGTTTAAGAAGGAAAATGTCGTTACTCAAGTGAAGACGGAGTCCACGGACGGGTATAACGTGGAATATGAGAGAGTTAGTGATCGCAAGCTCAACATGCTCGAGCTTGGGCACCTCAACAAGTTTGGTGTAATCCCATGCGTCATCTTCAGGAGATCAGGAGTTTTGACTTGTATATTGATGACTTCACTGCCAGTCAAAAAGCTTTGTTCGAGGAGCTCTTCCAGGAGGGTGATCTGGTGGATGTCTCTGGCACAACCATTGGAAAAGGGTTCCAAg TTGCATGCAGATCCAGGAGGCCGGCTGAAAAATGTAGAAGTACTAGaaggtttattttttttgacatcACCTCCTTCGTAA
- the LOC110798171 gene encoding pyruvate dehydrogenase E1 component subunit beta-2, chloroplastic-like isoform X4: MAAIRSLGALTSFSTATSIDSKKIRGKKVGIVVVRSDLRGKCGSMSGRCRTGNLVTQAVASPAAPASSKTGHEVLLFEALREGLDEEMERDANVCVMGEDVGHYGGSYKVTKGLAPKYGDLRVLDTPIAENSFTGMAIGAAMTGLRPVIEGMNMGFLLLAFNQISNNCGMLHYTSGGQFTIPVVIRGPGGVGRQLGAEHSQRLESYFQSIPGIQMVACSTPYNAKGLMKAAIRSENPVILFEHVLLYNLKEKIPDEEYVLSLEEAEMVRPGEHITILTYSRMRYHVMQAAKTLVNKGYDPEVIDIRSLKPFDLHTIGNSIKKTHRVLIVEECMRTGGIGASLTAAINENFHDYLDAPVVCLSSQDVPTPYAGTLEEWTVVQPAQIVTAVEQLCR, translated from the exons ATGGCTGCAATTCGATCACTGGGTGCTCTGACATCTTTCTCCACCGCTACTTCGATTGATTCCAAGAAAATTCGTG GGAAAAAAGTTGGCATTGTGGTGGTAAGATCTGACCTCCGTGGAAAATGTGGTTCGATGTCGGGCCGTTGCCGGACCGGGAATCTGGTTACACAAGCTGTTGCT AGTCCAGCTGCTCCTGCCTCTTCAAAAACTGG GCATGAGGTCTTGCTCTTCGAAGCACTGCGTGAAGGTCTTGATGAGGAAATGGAGAGAGATGCCAATGTATGTGTCATGGGCGAAGATGTGGGTCACTATGGTGGATCTTATAAGGTAACTAAAGGATTGGCCCCAAAATACGGTGATCTTAGAGTTCTTGACACACCAATTGCTGAAAATTCCTTCACGGGAATGGCCATCGGAGCTGCCATGACTGGTCTAAGGCCTGTTATTGAGGGAATGAATATGGGATTCCTTTTGTTGGCATTCAACCAAATCTCGAACAACTGTGGCATGCTGCATTACACATCTGGTGGCCAATTTACCATCCCTGTGGTCATCCGTGGGCCTGGTGGTGTTGGACGGCAGCTCGGGGCTGAGCATTCACAACGTCTCGAGTCCTACTTCCAGTCAATTCCTGGTATTCAAATGGTTGCATGCTCTACCCCTTACAATGCCAAAGGATTGATGAAAGCCGCAATTAGGAGTGAGAACCCTGTTATTCTTTTTGAGCATGTTCTTCTTTACAATCTCAAGGAGAAGATTCCCGATGAAGAATATGTTCTATCATTGGAAGAAGCAGAGATGGTAAGGCCTGGAGAGCATATTACAATATTAACCTATTCCCGCATGAGATACCATGTCATGCAGGCGGCCAAGACATTGGTCAACAAAGGATATGATCCTGAGGTGATTGATATCCGCTCTTTAAAACCCTTTGATTTGCACACAATTGGGAATTCCATTAAGAAGACTCACAGAGTGCTGATTGTGGAAGAGTGCATGAGAACAGGTGGGATTGGTGCCAGTTTGACAGCGGCTATTAACGAGAACTTCCATGATTATTTGGATGCCCCAGTCGTATGTTTGTCATCTCAAGATGTACCTACTCCCTATGCTGGGACTTTGGAAGAATGGACTGTGGTTCAACCTGCTCAAATAGTTACTGCAGTTGAGCAGTTGTGCAG GTGA